AAAGATTCAGGAATTCGGATTCAGTCATGGTCATGTTCTTGCATGGTAATATCGCGATTTTGCCACCAAAGCCCCCACTCATGCGCGCTCTGTTAGGTTGTATTGCGCTGGTATCCTTGACCGCCTGCGGCTTCAAGGGTCCGCTCTACCTGCCCCCTCATCCCAAAGCATCGGCCCCCGCAAAAGCAAGCGCGCCGGTAGCCAGCAAACCTGCGGCCAGCGCCCCGGCCGCCGCCAAAGCTTCAGCGGCCGAGAACGCCAGCGACCCCGTCACGCTGGATGATCTGGTCGAATAAGCACGCCAGCCAAGCCTGCTGCTACGGCAGGCTTGCACTGTTGCTCAACGCTTGCGCAATGCGCGCCAGAGCAAACCAGGCCAGTCGGTGGCACCCAACTTGGGCCGCTGGCGGAACATGTCGTAGTCGCTACGCTTGAGTTTTTCCAGCACCGCATCGCCGCCCAACACAGTCAGCCGTAACTCCAGGCCAATCCGGCCAGGCAAAGCCAGCGCCAGTGGCGAGCCGCCCTTGAGCATGCGCCGGGTACGATCCACCTGAAACGCCATCAATCTTCGCCACGCCACATCTGACGTTTGCTGGGCAATCATGGCCTCGGTGACGCCAAAACGCTGCAAATCGGCCTGCGGGATATAAACGCGCCCTTTTTGCCAATCCACGGCCACGTCTTGCCAGAAATTGATCAATTGCAGCGCAGTGCAAATGCCATCGGATTGCGCCAGATGCGTGGGCGTTGCTGCGCCAAAGATATGCAGCAATATCCGCCCGACCGGATTGGCCGAATGCCGGCAATACTGCACCAGCTCGCCAAAATCCTCGTAACGGGTTTTGACGACGTCTTGTTCAAATGCGGTCAGCAGATCGCCGCAAAGACCAAGCGGAATCTGGTACTGGGTAATCGTCGTTGCCAGCGCCTGATAACGCGCCGTTTGTGGTGTTTCACCGCGCTCAATGCGGGCCAGTTCCGCCCGGCAAGCAGCCAGTGCCTGCAAGCGTTCTGCCGGTGTGGCATCGCCCTCATCCGCCAGATCATCAGCGTGGCGGGCAAAGTGGTAAACGCTGGCTACCGCCTTGCGATAGCGGTGCGGCAACAGCATTGAACCGACGGGAAAGTTTTCGTAATGTTCGACCGATTGGCCAGGAGTTATATCAAACATAAACCTGCTTCAGGCTGACAGATTGCTAACACTTCATGCAGCATACGTGGGCGTTTGGCATCACAGTCTGCTAAAACAAGACGGTGGTCTCGCAATCAACACACCAATCAAGGAGTCTTTCATGAAGAAATGGTTCGTCGCGCTTCTCAGCGTATTCATGCTGATGGGTTCCGCGTTTGCTGCAGTCAATATCAACAATGCAACTCTGGAGCAACTCGAATCCCTTAACGGTATCGGCCCTTCCAAAGCTCAGGCCATTATCGACTATCGCACCAAAACCGGCCCGTTCAAGGCTCCCGAAGATATCATGAAAGTGCCAGGCATCAAGGAAGGCACTTACAACAAGATCAAGAGCGATATCGCGGTCAGTGGCGCTACCACTGCTGCTGCGGCAGCGGCCACCAAAACACCGGCGCCTGCCAGCAAAGCTCCGGCAGCCAAGGCAACACCGACGCCGGCACCAGCCGCAGCGGCAGCAACGCCAACGCCAAAACCGACCAAGCCGCCGAAGCCAGCCAAGACCAAGGCCTCGCAATAAGCCTCGATCGCTCTATCGGTTCTGGCTTGCACACATAAAAAGACCTGCCCCGCGGCAGGTCTTTTTACATTCAAGCGTGATGCAAGGCTTGCTGCTTAATGCGCCGACTCTTTGCCGCTAATGGCAGCCAAGGGTACATCTTTGAGCAGCGCCGCCAACTCGACTGCAGAGCGTACGTGCAGCTTGGTGTAAATGCGGGCACGGTGGACTTCCACCGTTTTGATACTGATCGCCAGCGCATCGGCAATCTGTTTGTTGAGTTTGCCTGCCAGCAATTCGCTCAGCACTTCACGCTCGCGTGGCGTCAGTGCATCCAGTTGATCCGACAACGATTGGCGCGCCTCCCATTCCCCACGCAGGGCGACGTCCTGCTCCAGGTAAGCCTGGACTTTGCTGACCAGCACCCGGTTGTCACAAGGCTTTTCCAGAAAGTCGGTTGCGCCTTCTTTTACGGCGGCGACAGCCATAGCCACATCGCCATGGCCGGTCAGGAAGATCACTGGCGGCAGGTATTCGGCGGTTTTGATCTTGTTGAACAATTCCAGACCGCTCATGCCGGTCATGCGTACGTCCA
This genomic interval from Silvimonas soli contains the following:
- the lptM gene encoding LPS translocon maturation chaperone LptM — translated: MRALLGCIALVSLTACGFKGPLYLPPHPKASAPAKASAPVASKPAASAPAAAKASAAENASDPVTLDDLVE
- the hpnC gene encoding squalene synthase HpnC — its product is MFDITPGQSVEHYENFPVGSMLLPHRYRKAVASVYHFARHADDLADEGDATPAERLQALAACRAELARIERGETPQTARYQALATTITQYQIPLGLCGDLLTAFEQDVVKTRYEDFGELVQYCRHSANPVGRILLHIFGAATPTHLAQSDGICTALQLINFWQDVAVDWQKGRVYIPQADLQRFGVTEAMIAQQTSDVAWRRLMAFQVDRTRRMLKGGSPLALALPGRIGLELRLTVLGGDAVLEKLKRSDYDMFRQRPKLGATDWPGLLWRALRKR
- a CDS encoding ComEA family DNA-binding protein, yielding MKKWFVALLSVFMLMGSAFAAVNINNATLEQLESLNGIGPSKAQAIIDYRTKTGPFKAPEDIMKVPGIKEGTYNKIKSDIAVSGATTAAAAAATKTPAPASKAPAAKATPTPAPAAAAATPTPKPTKPPKPAKTKASQ
- a CDS encoding response regulator transcription factor — translated: MRPIAIIDDDIAVRDALTLLFETRSWPAIAFDSAESFLAEAGPADFSCMVLDVRMTGMSGLELFNKIKTAEYLPPVIFLTGHGDVAMAVAAVKEGATDFLEKPCDNRVLVSKVQAYLEQDVALRGEWEARQSLSDQLDALTPREREVLSELLAGKLNKQIADALAISIKTVEVHRARIYTKLHVRSAVELAALLKDVPLAAISGKESAH